From one Trifolium pratense cultivar HEN17-A07 linkage group LG1, ARS_RC_1.1, whole genome shotgun sequence genomic stretch:
- the LOC123917280 gene encoding uncharacterized protein LOC123917280: protein MKEDEGDDKKISEEKIQDIKLWGIFLFGLIGATATSFALSRSKVSYFRSAFQEEAWKRYNKRLQEEYEEEMERVERIRRMQNVFNKERDKFRRNYDNWKETGSGTYHQHFQRDDWYWKAEQTFRDQWSHYRDTPRENGSINNSLLSHHYSVLGLDRSRTTPYTDAEIKTAFRTKAKQYHPDQNQEDRVAAEAKFKEVMGSYEAIQQQRKNHSL from the exons ATGAAGGAAGATGAAGGTGATGATAAGAAAATCAGCGAAGAGAAAATTCAAGATATTAAGCTTTGGGGAATTTTCCTCTTCGGTTTAATTGGCGCTACCGCCACCAGTTTCGCC CTGTCCAGATCAAAAGTTAGTTATTTTCGATCAGCTTTTCAAGAAGAAGCTTGGAAGAGATACAATAAGCGATTGCAAGAGGAATATGAGGAAGAGATGGAAAGAGTG GAAAGAATAAGGCGTATGCAAAATGTGTTTAATAAAGAAAGGGATAAGTTTAGAAGAAATTACGATAATTGGAAGGAAACTGGTTCTGGTACATATCATCAGCATTTCCAAAGAGATGATTGGTATTGGAAGGCTGAACAAACCTTCAGAGACCAGTGGAGTCATTACCGAGACACCCCAAGGGAAAACGGAAgcataaataattcattattaTCACACCACTACTCGGTTTTGGGTCTCGACAG GTCCAGAACAACACCATATACAGATGCTGAGATTAAg ACAGCATTTAGGACCAAAGCAAAGCAGTATCATCCTGACCAGAACCAGGAGGATAGAG TGGCTGCTGAGGCTAAATTCAAAGAAGTAATGGGTTCATATGAGGCCATACAACAACAAAGAAAGAATCATAGTCTGTAA
- the LOC123917294 gene encoding uncharacterized protein LOC123917294 produces the protein MDFGCKDVSVWKEALSTYTSQIQSLSLTKNKPNLVSLNQFYCNELPSLLHQRNPNPFITTEELSKLMQWKLTRGKWRPRLLDFVSSLDEDVVKSASEKAFESLPDISKAITELSSLKGVGPATASAVLAAFAPDLTPFMSDEAMQAALGNSKDYTLKQYLIFANKLQEKAKELSSEEASFTPSDVERALWSCAIGKSSAPQSNKDPKTNPSKSSKRKRKP, from the exons ATGGATTTTGGATGCAAAGACGTTAGCGTTTGGAAAGAAGCACTTTCTACTTACACATCACAAATACAATCACTTTCTCTAACCAAAAACAAACCCAATTTAGTTTCTCTCAACCAATTTTACTGCAATGAACTCCCTTCACTTCTTCACCAACGAAACCCTAACCCTTTCATCACCACCGAAGAACTTTCCAAACTCATGCAATGGAAACTCACCCGTGGTAAATGGAG GCCGCGTTTGTTGGATTTTGTTTCTTCGCTAGATGAAGACGTAGTGAAAAGTGCTTCTGAGAAGGCTTTTGAGAGTCTTCCTGATATATCAAAAGCGATTACTGAGTTAAGTTCGTTGAAGGGAGTTGGTCCTGCCACTGCTTCTGCTGTTTTGGCTGCTTTTGCTCCTGACTTAACTCCTTTCATGTCTGATGAG GCTATGCAAGCTGCTCTTGGAAACTCTAAAGATTATACGCTTAAGCAGTATCTAATATTTGCCAATAAACTGCAGGAGAAAGCAAAG GAACTAAGTTCAGAAGAGGCCTCATTTACTCCATCTGATGTAGAAAGGGCTTTGTGGAGTTGTGCTATAGGGAAGTCATCAGCACCTCAATCAAATAAAGACCCCAAGACCAATCCAAGCAAGAGCtctaaaagaaagagaaaaccATGA
- the LOC123917289 gene encoding squalene monooxygenase SE1-like has product MDLYLLGWILSSVLSLFALYSLIYDGKEKVNQRVDSVKSTDAGEIKSEKLNGDADVIIVGAGVAGAALAHTLGKDGRRVHVIERDLSEPDRIVGELLQPGGYLKLVELGLEDCVNNIDAQKVFGYALFKDGKHTRLSYPLEKFHSDVSGRSFHNGRFIQRMREKAASLPNVNLEQGTVISLLEEKGTIKGVQYKNKDGQELTAYAPLTIVCDGCFSNLRRSLCNPKVDNPSCFVGLVLENCELPCANHGHVILGDPSPILFYPISSSEVRCLVDVPGQKVPSISNGDMTKYLKTTVAPQVPPELYDAFIAAVDKGNIRTMPNRSMPADPRPTPGAVLMGDAFNMRHPLTGGGMTVALSDIVVLRNLLRPMRDLNDAPTLCKYLESFYTLRKPVASTINTLAGALYKVFSASPDQARKEMRQACFDYLSLGGLFSEGPISLLSGLNPRPLSLVLHFFAVAVFGVGRLLLPFPSPKRMWIGARLLSGASGIILPIIKAEGIRQMFFPAMVPAYYRTPPALQE; this is encoded by the exons ATGGATCTGTATTTACTCGGTTGGATTTTAAGCTCCGTTTTGAGTCTGTTTGCGTTATACAGTTTGATTTACGATGGGAAGGAGAAGGTGAATCAGCGTGTGGATAGCGTGAAAAGTACTGATGCTGGAGAAATCAAATCGGAGAAACTTAACGGTGACGCTGATGTTATAATTGTTGGAGCTGGTGTTGCTGGTGCTGCTTTGGCTCATACTCTCGGAAAG GATGGACGTCGAGTGCATGTTATTGAAAGAGATCTGAGTGAGCCTGATAGAATTGTTGGAGAATTGCTACAACCTGGTGGCTATCTCAAATTAGTTGAACTCGGGCTTGAAG ATTGTGTCAACAATATTGATGCTCAGAAAGTGTTTGGTTATGCTCTTTTCAAGGATGGAAAACATACTCGTCTCTCTTATCCCTTGGAAAAGTTTCACTCGGATGTCTCTGGCAGAAGCTTTCACAATGGCCGTTTTATTCAGAGGATGCGAGAGAAGGCTGCATCCCTTCCCAA TGTAAATTTGGAGCAAGGAACAGTCATTTCCCTACTTGAAGAGAAGGGGACAATCAAAGGCGTGCAATACAAGAATAAAGATGGTCAGGAATTGACAGCATATGCTCCTCTTACCATTGTTTGTGATGGCTGTTTCTCAAACTTGCGTCGATCTCTTTGCAACCCTAAG GTAGATAATCCCTCTTGTTTTGTTGGCTTAGTTTTAGAGAACTGTGAACTTCCATGTGCGAATCACGGCCACGTCATACTTGGAGATCCTTCGCCAATTCTTTTCTATCCTATAAGTAGTTCAGAGGTTCGTTGTCTGGTTGATGTACCTGGTCAGAAGGTTCCCTCTATTTCAAACGGTGATATGACAAAGTATCTAAAGACAACAGTTGCTCCGCAG GTCCCCCCTGAGCTATATGACGCATTCATAGCTGCAGTGGACAAAGGCAACATAAGGACAATGCCGAACAGAAGTATGCCAGCAGATCCTCGTCCTACTCCTGGAGCGGTACTGATGGGAGATGCATTCAACATGCGTCATCCACTAACAGGGGGAGGAATGACTGTAGCATTGTCTGATATTGTGGTGTTGAGAAATCTTCTCAGGCCTATGCGTGACCTGAATGATGCTCCCACACTTTGCAAATACCTTGAGTCCTTCTATACGTTGCGTAAG CCTGTGGCATCCACCATAAATACATTGGCAGGAGCCCTTTACAAGGTTTTTAGTGCATCCCCTGATCAAGCAAGGAAGGAAATGCGCCAAGCTTGCTTTGATTATCTAAGTCTTGGAGGCCTATTCTCGGAAGGACCGATCTCTTTACTTTCAGGATTAAACCCTCGACCCTTAAGCTTGGTTCTCCATTTCTTTGCTGTTGCAGTATTTGGTGTCGGCCGTTTACTATTGCCATTTCCTTCACCTAAGCGGATGTGGATCGGAGCTCGATTACTCTCT GGTGCATCTGGAATCATCTTGCCCATAATTAAGGCCGAAGGAATTCGGCAGATGTTTTTCCCTGCCATGGTTCCAGCTTATTACAGAACTCCCCCAGCTTTACAAGAGTGA